Proteins encoded within one genomic window of [Enterobacter] lignolyticus SCF1:
- a CDS encoding LrgB family protein has product MTNFQLSVLCLAITLGLYFANKRLYRRFRKLPLMPLVFTPLLLVLMLVFGHISYQNYMGEAHWLLWLLGPATIAFAVPVYDNLAVIKRHWMSLSAGVVTATIVAVTSSVWLARLFTLPDEIQRSLAVRSVTTPFALAAAKPLGGQPELVALFVVVTGVFGMAVGDMLFMRLAIREGMAKGAGFGAASHGAGTARSYELGPQEGVVASLVMMLSGVVMVLVAPLVSWVMF; this is encoded by the coding sequence ATGACTAACTTCCAGCTTAGCGTTCTGTGCCTGGCCATCACGCTCGGGCTCTATTTCGCCAATAAGCGGCTGTACCGCCGTTTTCGCAAGCTGCCGCTGATGCCGCTGGTGTTTACCCCGCTGCTGCTGGTGCTGATGCTGGTGTTCGGCCATATCTCCTACCAGAACTACATGGGCGAAGCGCACTGGCTGCTGTGGCTGCTCGGCCCGGCGACCATCGCCTTTGCGGTGCCGGTCTACGACAATCTGGCGGTCATTAAGCGCCACTGGATGTCCCTGTCCGCGGGGGTGGTGACCGCCACCATAGTCGCGGTCACCAGCTCCGTCTGGCTCGCCCGGCTGTTCACGCTGCCCGATGAGATCCAGCGCAGCCTCGCGGTACGCTCCGTCACCACCCCCTTTGCGCTGGCGGCGGCAAAACCGCTCGGCGGACAACCTGAGCTGGTGGCGCTGTTTGTGGTCGTGACCGGGGTGTTTGGGATGGCGGTCGGTGACATGCTGTTTATGCGGCTCGCCATTCGCGAAGGTATGGCGAAAGGCGCCGGGTTTGGCGCCGCGTCGCACGGCGCAGGAACCGCCCGCTCCTATGAGCTGGGGCCGCAGGAGGGCGTCGTCGCAAGCCTGGTGATGATGCTTTCCGGCGTGGTGATGGTGCTGGTCGCGCCGCTGGTCAGCTGGGTGATGTTCTGA
- a CDS encoding CidA/LrgA family protein, with protein MAVASGRVTPAVFHHLQVPVQVLLYAGLFILAEHLVAWGHLPLPANLVGMVLMLALIVCRIVPLKWVRAGSRWLLAEMLLFFVPAVVAVVNYAQLLMVDGWRIMLVIGLSTLMVLGATAWVVDKVYRYELRRLNHD; from the coding sequence ATGGCTGTGGCCTCAGGGCGCGTAACGCCTGCCGTGTTTCATCATCTTCAGGTTCCGGTTCAGGTACTGCTGTATGCCGGTCTATTTATTCTGGCGGAACATCTGGTGGCATGGGGGCATCTGCCGCTGCCGGCGAACCTTGTCGGCATGGTGCTGATGCTGGCGCTGATCGTCTGCCGTATCGTGCCCTTGAAGTGGGTGCGCGCCGGGTCGCGCTGGCTGCTGGCGGAAATGCTGCTGTTCTTTGTGCCTGCGGTGGTGGCGGTGGTCAACTACGCGCAGCTGCTGATGGTCGACGGCTGGCGGATCATGCTGGTGATCGGCCTAAGCACGCTGATGGTGCTGGGGGCGACCGCCTGGGTGGTGGATAAGGTGTATCGCTACGAGCTGCGCAGGCTCAACCATGACTAA
- a CDS encoding LysR family transcriptional regulator: MDIRTLRYFVEVVRQQSFTRAAEKLFVTQPTISKMLKNLEDELNCTLLIRDGRKLLLTDTGRVVFERGLAILAEFRQLEAELSDINHLNKGLLRLGIPPMVGMMMAGPIGLFRQRYPGVELKISEFGGLTVQQAVMNGELDLAMTALPVDDESGLTTLPLFRHPLCVLVPRSGEWLTVDTISPAQLAEHPLLIYNEDFALSRQLMQLFTEHGVKPRIAVRSGQWDFLAAMVQAGVGIAILPEPICQRLDAKTLRWIPLDSTLSWQLGMIWREGTYLSHSAQAWLKCCEGFWLSER, from the coding sequence ATGGATATCAGAACGCTGCGTTATTTTGTCGAGGTGGTGCGCCAGCAGAGCTTCACCCGGGCGGCAGAGAAGCTGTTCGTGACGCAGCCAACCATCAGCAAGATGCTGAAAAACCTGGAAGATGAACTCAACTGCACCCTGCTTATCCGCGATGGGCGCAAGCTGCTGCTCACCGATACCGGCCGGGTGGTATTTGAACGCGGGCTGGCGATTCTGGCCGAATTTCGCCAGCTGGAGGCCGAGCTTAGCGACATCAACCATCTCAACAAGGGGCTGCTGCGGCTCGGTATCCCGCCGATGGTCGGCATGATGATGGCCGGGCCAATTGGCCTGTTTCGCCAGCGCTATCCGGGCGTGGAGCTGAAGATTTCCGAATTCGGCGGCCTGACGGTGCAGCAGGCGGTGATGAACGGCGAGCTGGATCTGGCGATGACCGCCCTGCCGGTGGATGACGAAAGCGGCCTGACGACGTTGCCTCTGTTTCGCCACCCGCTGTGCGTGCTGGTGCCGCGCTCCGGCGAATGGCTGACGGTCGATACCATCAGCCCAGCGCAGCTGGCCGAACATCCGCTGCTCATCTATAACGAAGACTTTGCCCTGAGCCGCCAGCTGATGCAGCTGTTCACGGAGCACGGCGTCAAGCCGCGCATCGCGGTGCGCAGCGGGCAGTGGGACTTTCTCGCGGCGATGGTGCAGGCAGGCGTGGGCATTGCGATTCTGCCGGAGCCGATTTGCCAGCGGCTGGACGCCAAAACCCTGCGCTGGATCCCGCTCGACAGCACGCTTAGCTGGCAGCTGGGGATGATCTGGCGGGAAGGAACCTACCTGTCGCACAGCGCCCAGGCGTGGCTAAAATGCTGCGAAGGGTTCTGGCTGTCGGAGCGCTAA
- a CDS encoding Na+/H+ antiporter, which yields MEIFFTILIMTLVVSLSGVATRVLPFQVPLPLMQIGVGALLAWPTFGLHVEFDPELFLVLFIPPLLFADGWKTPTREFLEHGREIFGLALALVLVTVVGIGFLIYWVVPGIPLIPAFALAAVLSPTDAVALSGIVGEGRIPKKIMGILQGEALMNDASGLVSLKFAVAVAMGTMAFTVGGATVEFLKVAIGGIMAGFIVSWLYGRSMRFLSRWGGDEPATQIVLLFLLPFASYLIAEHIGVSGILAAVAAGMTITRSGVMRTAPLAMRLRANSTWAMLEFVFNGMVFLLLGLQLPGILETSLVAAEADPNVETWMLFADVLLIYASLILVRFGWLWTMKRFSLRFLQRKPMEFGSWTTRELLIASFAGVRGAITLAGVLSIPLLLPDGNVFPARYELVFLSAGVILFSLFVGVIMLPILLRHIEVADHSQQHKEERLARAATAEVAIVAIQKMEERLASDSQENIDDQLLTEVSSRVIGNLRRRADGRNDVETSMLEESLERRFRLAALRSERGELYHLRATRQISNETLQKLLHDLDLLEALLIEEQ from the coding sequence ATGGAAATCTTCTTCACAATACTCATCATGACCCTTGTGGTCTCACTGTCCGGGGTCGCGACCCGCGTTCTTCCCTTCCAGGTCCCTCTTCCGCTGATGCAGATTGGCGTCGGCGCGCTGCTGGCGTGGCCAACGTTTGGGCTGCATGTGGAGTTTGACCCGGAGTTGTTTCTGGTGCTGTTTATCCCGCCGCTGCTGTTTGCAGATGGCTGGAAAACGCCGACCCGTGAATTTCTCGAACACGGGCGAGAGATTTTCGGCCTCGCGCTGGCGCTGGTGCTGGTGACGGTGGTGGGGATCGGCTTTTTAATTTACTGGGTGGTGCCGGGTATCCCGCTTATCCCGGCATTTGCGCTGGCGGCGGTGCTGTCGCCGACCGATGCGGTGGCGCTGTCTGGTATCGTCGGCGAAGGGCGCATTCCGAAGAAAATCATGGGAATACTCCAGGGCGAGGCGCTGATGAATGATGCGTCCGGCCTGGTCTCGCTGAAGTTCGCCGTCGCGGTCGCCATGGGAACGATGGCCTTTACCGTCGGCGGCGCGACCGTTGAATTTCTCAAAGTGGCGATCGGCGGCATCATGGCGGGCTTTATCGTCAGCTGGTTGTACGGGCGTTCGATGCGCTTCCTGAGCCGCTGGGGCGGCGATGAGCCCGCAACGCAAATCGTCCTGCTGTTTTTGCTGCCGTTCGCCTCTTACCTGATTGCGGAACACATCGGCGTGTCCGGCATTTTGGCCGCCGTGGCGGCGGGGATGACCATCACCCGTTCCGGTGTGATGCGTACGGCGCCGCTGGCGATGCGCCTGCGCGCCAACAGCACCTGGGCGATGCTGGAGTTCGTCTTTAACGGTATGGTGTTTCTGCTGTTGGGCCTGCAGCTGCCGGGGATCCTTGAAACGTCGCTGGTGGCGGCGGAGGCCGATCCGAATGTTGAAACCTGGATGCTGTTTGCTGACGTTCTGCTGATTTATGCATCGCTGATTCTGGTGCGCTTCGGCTGGCTGTGGACGATGAAAAGGTTCAGCCTGCGCTTTTTACAGCGTAAGCCGATGGAGTTTGGCTCCTGGACCACCCGCGAGCTGCTGATTGCCTCGTTCGCCGGCGTGCGCGGGGCAATTACCCTGGCCGGTGTGCTCTCCATCCCGCTGCTGCTGCCGGACGGCAACGTGTTCCCGGCGCGCTATGAGCTGGTGTTCCTGTCGGCGGGCGTGATCCTCTTCTCGCTGTTCGTCGGCGTGATCATGCTGCCGATTCTGCTGCGCCACATCGAAGTGGCGGACCACTCGCAGCAGCATAAAGAGGAGCGGCTGGCGCGCGCGGCGACGGCGGAGGTGGCGATTGTCGCTATCCAGAAGATGGAAGAGCGCCTGGCCTCCGATTCACAGGAAAATATCGATGACCAACTGCTGACTGAAGTCAGCTCGCGGGTGATCGGCAACCTGCGCCGCCGCGCGGATGGGCGTAACGATGTGGAAACGTCGATGCTGGAAGAGAGTCTCGAACGGCGTTTTCGTCTGGCGGCGCTGCGCTCTGAGCGCGGGGAGCTGTACCACCTGCGCGCGACCCGGCAGATCAGCAACGAGACGTTGCAAAAGCTACTGCATGACCTCGACCTGCTCGAAGCGCTGTTGATCGAAGAGCAGTGA
- the cadR gene encoding Cd(II)/Pb(II)-responsive transcriptional regulator → MNVKIGELSKRTGCPIGTIRYYEKEGLLPETDRNQGNFRVYTEEHIERLTFILHCRALEMTLNEVKVLLKYREDTNLNCDEVNILVDRHIHQIEVRVEMLSQLKQKLIALRKSCSGSRKTESCGVLKKLNRQP, encoded by the coding sequence ATTAATGTGAAAATAGGTGAACTTTCTAAGCGTACCGGATGCCCAATTGGAACTATTCGGTACTATGAAAAAGAGGGCTTGTTGCCTGAAACCGACCGCAATCAGGGAAATTTTCGGGTATATACCGAGGAGCACATTGAACGCTTAACCTTTATTCTCCATTGCCGCGCGCTAGAGATGACGCTCAATGAAGTTAAGGTATTGTTAAAGTATCGAGAGGATACAAATTTAAATTGCGATGAGGTCAACATTCTTGTCGATCGGCATATTCACCAGATAGAAGTTCGGGTTGAGATGCTGTCTCAGCTAAAACAGAAACTCATTGCGTTACGCAAATCATGTTCTGGGTCTCGTAAAACCGAATCATGCGGCGTTTTGAAAAAACTGAACCGCCAGCCTTAA
- a CDS encoding autotransporter outer membrane beta-barrel domain-containing protein — translation MKSKIVGFISGALYYPAAVLASDYNSRMIDYHLILNSDDSISGRTVETSGRLTLNDDARSHNIQIHSGGVMEINKNALDESSVVLAGGVQHVAGTALNTLIFGEQKVSGTVSDTVINGGYQAVYGSGRATGTTLSNGGTQYVTGIAERTIIESGNQYIQFGGRASNTIINDGGVQNVDGGTVTNTTIRYGGEMYMQGGSASNTIVDGGLMDVGGESTTVTNTVVTNDGGLYAIQGHVTDTVINRGEMAVYYQASASGIIINDGGRLISRAFVTDTTVNSGGVQYVNEGSSSNITVNEGGALYLNEGRVENVALSGPNARFLIATDKYTNHYRTPTLSGVVTASDRGQIVLGYDADASGADITLNSGASLQLLNNSALCRTDCLYTLNSLTLAGGHVALYNMSPGAVAGWNTLALSSLSGNGDFYMHTEVAKGKGDILNVTGNATGAFRLFVQDSGVSPSSDDSLLLVKTGGGDAVFTLGNNGGVVELGTWEYRLKENGGGNWLLSPDQKPASQPDPAPQPELPVENVKRRISASTAAVLNMAAVQPLVFDAELDSVRERLASGKMDGRDGALWMEQLNTRNNVATSAGADFEQRLSGLVIGMDRYSQREKSADILGAFFSYSHSNVGFARGGEGNVDSFSLGTYAGLQHDNGIYLDGIAKVNLFKNGVKGRMNSGGAADGNYRTYGAGTHLESGIRLSKNSWNLTPYMALSGFVGSDREYSLSNGMRADVDNTRMLRAEAGLGVDYPLTLDNGVKLQPWLKVSVRQALVDDNQITINDSDRFQNDLSGTRGVYQAGIRANITENLTGHLSAGYGDGAGVRSPWRAAAGVSWSF, via the coding sequence TTGAAATCAAAAATTGTTGGATTTATTTCCGGGGCGCTGTATTACCCCGCAGCGGTATTGGCGTCAGATTATAACTCCAGGATGATAGATTACCATCTGATACTGAACAGTGATGACTCAATTTCAGGCCGTACCGTTGAGACATCCGGACGCCTTACTCTCAACGATGATGCCAGAAGTCATAATATACAAATTCATTCTGGCGGGGTGATGGAGATAAATAAAAACGCACTCGACGAGTCTTCTGTCGTCCTTGCGGGCGGGGTCCAGCATGTGGCTGGCACTGCATTAAACACCCTCATTTTCGGTGAGCAAAAGGTTTCGGGTACGGTCAGCGATACCGTAATTAACGGCGGATACCAGGCCGTTTACGGTTCAGGACGGGCAACCGGCACAACCTTAAGCAACGGTGGAACTCAATATGTAACCGGTATTGCTGAGCGGACAATCATTGAGTCTGGTAATCAGTATATTCAGTTTGGCGGCAGGGCCAGTAATACCATCATCAATGATGGCGGCGTCCAGAATGTGGATGGGGGAACAGTCACGAACACGACCATTCGTTACGGTGGTGAGATGTATATGCAGGGCGGTTCTGCATCGAATACTATCGTGGATGGGGGACTCATGGATGTCGGGGGAGAATCGACAACTGTGACAAATACCGTTGTGACTAATGATGGGGGGCTCTACGCAATCCAGGGGCATGTCACTGATACTGTTATTAACCGCGGGGAGATGGCCGTGTACTATCAGGCCTCTGCTTCCGGCATCATCATTAATGATGGAGGTCGGCTGATATCGCGCGCTTTCGTCACGGATACCACGGTTAATAGCGGAGGAGTCCAGTATGTCAATGAGGGTTCCAGTAGCAATATTACTGTCAACGAGGGAGGGGCCCTGTATTTAAATGAAGGCAGGGTAGAAAATGTGGCGCTGTCAGGACCGAACGCCAGATTCCTGATAGCGACTGATAAATATACGAATCATTATCGTACTCCCACACTTTCAGGAGTCGTGACGGCCTCGGACAGAGGACAGATTGTGTTGGGTTACGACGCCGATGCGTCTGGCGCAGATATAACGCTGAATAGCGGTGCCAGCCTGCAGCTACTAAATAATAGCGCCCTGTGCCGAACCGACTGCCTATATACGCTGAACAGCCTGACCCTGGCGGGAGGTCATGTCGCGCTTTACAACATGTCTCCGGGAGCCGTCGCCGGGTGGAATACGCTGGCGTTATCCAGTTTGTCCGGTAATGGCGATTTTTATATGCATACGGAGGTGGCGAAAGGTAAAGGCGATATTCTGAACGTAACCGGAAATGCGACCGGCGCGTTCCGGTTGTTTGTGCAGGACTCCGGAGTCAGCCCCTCTTCAGATGACAGCCTGCTGCTGGTTAAAACGGGCGGGGGTGATGCGGTGTTTACCCTTGGGAATAATGGCGGGGTTGTTGAGCTGGGAACGTGGGAGTACAGGCTGAAAGAAAACGGCGGCGGGAACTGGTTACTCAGCCCGGACCAGAAACCGGCATCACAGCCAGACCCTGCGCCGCAGCCAGAATTACCGGTAGAAAATGTAAAACGGCGCATTTCGGCCTCAACGGCCGCCGTTTTAAATATGGCGGCCGTACAGCCGCTGGTATTTGATGCCGAACTGGACAGCGTGCGGGAGCGTCTGGCAAGCGGAAAAATGGACGGGCGTGACGGCGCATTATGGATGGAGCAGCTCAATACGCGAAACAATGTAGCGACTTCGGCGGGGGCCGATTTTGAGCAGCGGCTTTCCGGGCTGGTCATAGGGATGGATCGGTATTCACAGCGTGAAAAGAGTGCGGACATACTGGGCGCTTTTTTCAGTTACTCGCACTCGAATGTCGGTTTTGCCCGCGGTGGTGAAGGCAATGTGGACAGTTTTTCCCTGGGGACCTATGCCGGGTTACAGCATGATAATGGTATCTACCTGGACGGTATTGCGAAGGTTAACCTTTTCAAGAATGGTGTTAAAGGGCGAATGAACAGCGGAGGCGCAGCGGATGGAAATTACCGTACCTACGGCGCCGGTACGCACCTGGAAAGCGGGATACGTCTGAGCAAAAATAGCTGGAATCTGACGCCATATATGGCTTTATCCGGCTTTGTGGGCAGCGACCGTGAATATTCCCTGTCTAACGGCATGCGCGCTGACGTGGATAATACGCGGATGCTGAGAGCGGAAGCTGGCCTCGGGGTGGATTACCCCCTGACGCTGGATAATGGGGTTAAGCTACAGCCGTGGCTGAAAGTTTCTGTACGACAGGCGCTTGTCGATGATAATCAGATAACAATCAATGACAGCGACCGTTTTCAGAACGATCTTTCCGGGACGCGAGGAGTGTATCAGGCCGGGATCCGCGCAAATATTACGGAGAATCTGACCGGGCATCTGAGCGCAGGCTACGGCGACGGAGCTGGCGTTCGCTCACCATGGCGCGCCGCGGCGGGAGTATCATGGTCATTCTGA